In one window of uncultured Sphaerochaeta sp. DNA:
- the oppB gene encoding oligopeptide ABC transporter permease OppB, with protein sequence MTKYIVNRLLGMIPTLLIIITLSFFIVRIAPGGPFASERKLPEVVERNINAKYHLDEPLIQQYGRYMFDILRGDLGPSFKYKDYDVNYYIANSLPKSVVLGSYAMLIALVFGISAGIMAAVRQNTWLDYLSMGVAVIGISVPLFVIAPVLQLIFAMKLKWLPTSGWYTTGEGWKTVILPAVSLSFAYFANIARLTRSSMLETLRSDYIRTAKAKGMRSSTIIFKHAMKGAMLPIVSYLGPAFAGIITGSIVVEQIFRVPGLGKFFVQSSFNRDYTLIVGVVIVYSAILIVMNFLVDIIYAQLDPRITYK encoded by the coding sequence ATGACAAAATATATCGTGAACCGACTATTGGGAATGATTCCCACGCTTTTGATTATTATCACGTTGAGTTTTTTCATTGTCCGTATTGCCCCTGGTGGCCCATTTGCCAGTGAACGCAAGCTTCCTGAAGTAGTGGAGAGAAACATTAACGCAAAATATCACTTGGACGAGCCGCTGATCCAACAGTACGGCCGTTATATGTTTGATATTCTGCGTGGCGATCTCGGCCCTTCCTTCAAGTATAAGGACTATGATGTAAACTACTACATCGCCAACAGCCTCCCAAAGTCAGTAGTACTGGGAAGCTATGCAATGCTCATCGCATTGGTTTTTGGCATATCTGCAGGTATTATGGCTGCAGTTCGACAGAACACCTGGTTGGATTATCTTAGTATGGGGGTTGCCGTCATCGGTATCTCGGTACCGCTGTTCGTCATTGCCCCGGTCCTACAGCTCATCTTCGCGATGAAATTGAAATGGCTGCCGACCAGTGGCTGGTACACTACAGGAGAAGGTTGGAAGACCGTTATTCTTCCTGCAGTATCCCTCTCCTTTGCCTATTTCGCAAACATCGCCCGATTGACCCGTTCCTCAATGCTGGAAACACTCAGAAGTGATTATATCCGCACAGCAAAGGCCAAGGGGATGAGAAGCTCCACTATCATTTTCAAGCATGCAATGAAAGGTGCAATGCTTCCAATTGTAAGTTATCTTGGTCCTGCATTTGCCGGAATCATCACCGGATCAATCGTCGTAGAGCAAATTTTCCGCGTACCTGGTTTGGGCAAGTTCTTCGTACAGAGCTCCTTCAACCGTGACTATACCCTTATCGTTGGGGTAGTCATTGTCTACTCAGCCATCCTGATAGTGATGAACTTTCTGGTAGACATCATCTACGCACAGCTCGACCCACGAATTACGTACAAATAA
- a CDS encoding oligopeptide/dipeptide ABC transporter ATP-binding protein: MSTDRKPLLEVRDLKQHFPISSGSLLQKQVGAIRAVDGVSFDVYPGETLGIVGESGCGKSTTVRSISQLYKPTSGSVKFNGVDLVSADTRTMLKARRDIQMIFQDPYASLDPRMTVRSIIAEPMVIYNNRKLLETPMSPMEIERRVEELMERVGLNKAFKNRYPHEFSGGQRQRIGIARALALNPKIILADEPVSALDVSIQSQILNLMADLQKEFGLTYLFIAHDLAVIQHISTRVAVMYLGKIVEISEAVQLYDNPLHPYTIALLSAAPIPDPKVERERKRIILTGDVPSPDKERTGCYFYDRCPKKMPWCSCHIPPMFDINEKQQVACWLYDKRDLSKVTKEEAEADAAKNGN, translated from the coding sequence ATGAGTACAGATAGAAAGCCCCTATTGGAAGTCAGGGATTTAAAACAGCACTTCCCCATCTCCAGTGGATCACTCCTCCAGAAACAGGTTGGAGCAATCCGTGCAGTGGATGGAGTCTCCTTTGATGTATATCCCGGTGAAACACTGGGTATCGTAGGAGAGTCTGGTTGTGGTAAGTCTACCACAGTACGCTCGATCAGCCAGCTCTATAAACCAACCAGTGGAAGTGTCAAGTTCAATGGCGTAGATCTGGTAAGTGCCGATACCCGCACCATGCTCAAGGCCAGGCGTGATATCCAGATGATCTTCCAGGATCCCTATGCATCACTTGACCCCAGAATGACGGTTCGTTCCATCATTGCTGAGCCCATGGTTATCTATAATAATAGAAAACTGCTCGAAACACCGATGAGTCCTATGGAAATTGAGCGTCGAGTAGAGGAACTGATGGAACGTGTTGGTTTGAACAAGGCCTTCAAGAACCGTTATCCTCATGAGTTCAGTGGCGGACAGAGACAGAGAATTGGTATTGCTCGTGCTTTGGCATTGAACCCGAAGATCATCCTTGCCGATGAGCCGGTATCTGCCTTGGATGTATCCATCCAGTCTCAGATTCTCAACCTAATGGCGGACCTACAGAAGGAGTTCGGGCTGACCTATCTCTTCATTGCTCACGACCTTGCAGTCATCCAGCACATTTCCACCCGTGTGGCGGTTATGTACTTGGGCAAGATTGTTGAGATCAGTGAAGCTGTACAGCTCTATGACAATCCATTGCACCCCTATACCATTGCACTGCTCAGTGCGGCTCCGATTCCTGATCCCAAGGTTGAGAGGGAGAGAAAGCGCATCATCCTTACCGGCGATGTACCTTCCCCCGACAAGGAACGTACCGGCTGTTACTTCTATGACCGCTGTCCAAAGAAGATGCCTTGGTGTTCCTGCCATATCCCACCGATGTTTGACATCAACGAGAAACAGCAGGTTGCCTGCTGGCTCTATGACAAGAGGGATTTGAGCAAGGTCACGAAGGAAGAAGCTGAAGCTGATGCCGCAAAAAATGGAAACTAA
- a CDS encoding EFR1 family ferrodoxin (N-terminal region resembles flavodoxins. C-terminal ferrodoxin region binds two 4Fe-4S clusters.), translating to MKTTLICFSGTGNSYYIAQKLSSELEDCQVLMIPSLMEVPTFTITEQVGFVFPVYKGFPPNLVPHFIEEVFQKQDLSPLKYLFLVTTRYLFQAYTFQAMEVLLKEAGAVVSYANHIVMPDGYIPLLSAPSEEKIEELYAKADLKVAEIAKDIREEVIKPPHRPPLSRFAINHVMIPIHRAFMDTALDFAVTDACTSCGLCYRMCPSANIEMKDGKPVFDRACTGCLGCYHRCPEHAIVFKTKKVREGYYPNPRSGYQVEYRS from the coding sequence ATGAAAACAACCCTCATCTGCTTCTCAGGAACAGGAAACAGCTACTATATTGCTCAGAAACTAAGCAGTGAGCTTGAAGATTGCCAAGTATTGATGATTCCTTCCTTAATGGAAGTACCAACCTTCACCATCACTGAACAGGTAGGGTTTGTTTTTCCCGTCTATAAGGGGTTTCCACCCAATCTGGTCCCTCACTTCATCGAAGAGGTTTTCCAAAAGCAGGATCTCTCCCCATTGAAATACCTGTTTTTGGTAACCACTCGCTATCTCTTCCAGGCATATACCTTCCAGGCGATGGAAGTCCTGCTCAAGGAAGCGGGCGCGGTAGTGAGCTATGCCAACCATATTGTGATGCCAGATGGCTATATCCCCTTGCTCAGCGCTCCAAGTGAAGAGAAGATTGAGGAACTCTATGCAAAAGCTGACCTGAAGGTAGCAGAAATTGCAAAGGATATCAGAGAGGAGGTTATCAAACCACCTCACAGACCTCCCCTCTCTCGCTTTGCGATCAACCATGTCATGATCCCAATCCATCGTGCATTCATGGATACAGCGCTCGATTTTGCTGTAACCGATGCGTGTACCTCATGTGGGCTCTGTTACCGGATGTGCCCATCTGCAAACATCGAGATGAAAGATGGAAAACCTGTCTTTGATCGTGCATGCACTGGATGCCTTGGTTGTTACCATCGCTGTCCTGAACATGCTATCGTATTCAAAACCAAAAAAGTCCGTGAGGGGTATTACCCCAACCCACGTTCAGGCTATCAAGTGGAGTATCGTTCGTAA
- a CDS encoding peptide ABC transporter substrate-binding protein translates to MKKFLAIMLSVLLVSALLISCGKKEEPAPAATTTPAPAATTAPATPAPAPKAEAEPAAPAPAAPAPAAPAEDEVVFRISNGAEPESLDPALIQGVPEHRIFEALFEGLVAIDPATALAVPGVAESWEVNEDGTQYTFTLREDAVWSDGVAITADDVVYSWLRLLDPVTAGPYAWFPCMFLQGATEFNAGEAGPEAVGIRALDKRTFQMDLIGPLPYAIDALTHYSFSIVPKHAIEEFGDKWTSPENFVGNGPFVLTERIPQTSLTVSKSDTYWDKENVALDKVIFYSSDSDTTNYNMYLNGEIDWATNVPNDQLSAAQMRADFQSSPQLSTYYYVFQNEVAPFDNPDVRRALSLAIDREALVEGVTRAGQIPAWGIVPPMAGYDALEFPHDNMDDMIAEAQDLLARAGYPNGAGFPTSTILYNTNEGHKQIAEFVQQEWKDNLGINVVLENQEWQTYLANRNEGNFEVARAGWVGDYQDPNTFLDMFLTGAGMNGGRYTNEIYDLLINEAARMPAGDDRFGVLKTAEDIMINQDMGIMPFYYYVAINMIDTDKWGGWHPNTMDYHPVKDIYLK, encoded by the coding sequence ATGAAGAAATTTCTGGCTATCATGCTTAGTGTGCTGCTTGTTAGTGCTCTCTTGATTTCCTGTGGAAAGAAAGAAGAACCGGCACCAGCCGCTACCACGACGCCGGCTCCGGCAGCAACTACTGCTCCGGCAACCCCGGCCCCGGCTCCAAAAGCTGAAGCAGAACCTGCTGCACCGGCTCCTGCCGCTCCAGCACCCGCTGCTCCTGCAGAGGATGAAGTTGTGTTCCGCATTTCCAATGGTGCAGAGCCCGAGTCCCTCGACCCAGCTCTTATCCAGGGAGTCCCCGAACATAGAATTTTCGAGGCTCTTTTCGAAGGCTTGGTAGCAATCGATCCTGCGACTGCTCTTGCTGTTCCTGGCGTTGCTGAAAGCTGGGAAGTCAATGAAGATGGCACTCAGTACACCTTCACCCTTCGTGAAGATGCAGTTTGGTCCGATGGCGTTGCCATCACCGCTGACGATGTTGTCTACAGCTGGTTGAGACTGCTTGATCCCGTAACTGCAGGTCCCTATGCTTGGTTCCCTTGCATGTTCCTTCAGGGTGCAACAGAATTCAACGCTGGCGAGGCTGGTCCTGAGGCAGTGGGAATCCGCGCTCTTGACAAGAGAACCTTCCAGATGGACCTCATCGGTCCCCTCCCGTATGCTATTGATGCACTGACCCACTACAGCTTCTCAATCGTTCCCAAGCACGCCATCGAAGAGTTTGGCGACAAGTGGACAAGTCCTGAGAACTTCGTAGGTAATGGTCCTTTCGTACTCACTGAGAGAATTCCCCAGACCTCCCTTACCGTCAGCAAGAGTGACACGTACTGGGACAAGGAGAATGTAGCACTTGACAAGGTCATCTTCTACTCCTCTGACAGTGACACCACCAACTACAACATGTACCTCAATGGTGAGATTGACTGGGCAACCAACGTACCGAATGACCAGCTTTCAGCTGCTCAGATGCGCGCTGACTTCCAGTCTTCCCCACAGCTTTCCACCTACTACTATGTCTTCCAGAACGAAGTAGCTCCATTCGATAACCCTGATGTACGCCGCGCGCTGTCATTGGCCATCGACCGTGAAGCACTTGTTGAAGGCGTAACCAGAGCTGGACAGATTCCTGCATGGGGTATCGTACCTCCGATGGCTGGTTATGATGCTCTTGAGTTCCCCCACGACAACATGGATGACATGATTGCCGAGGCACAGGATCTCTTGGCTAGAGCTGGCTACCCCAACGGTGCTGGATTCCCGACCTCAACCATTCTGTACAATACCAATGAAGGTCACAAGCAGATTGCTGAGTTCGTGCAGCAGGAATGGAAAGACAATCTTGGCATCAACGTCGTTCTTGAGAACCAGGAATGGCAGACCTACCTTGCAAACCGTAACGAAGGTAACTTCGAGGTTGCACGTGCAGGATGGGTAGGTGACTACCAGGATCCAAATACCTTCCTCGACATGTTCCTCACCGGTGCCGGTATGAACGGTGGTAGGTATACAAACGAAATCTATGACCTGTTGATCAATGAAGCAGCTAGAATGCCCGCAGGCGATGATCGCTTCGGTGTTCTCAAGACCGCTGAAGATATCATGATCAACCAGGATATGGGTATCATGCCTTTCTACTACTATGTAGCAATCAACATGATTGATACTGACAAGTGGGGCGGCTGGCATCCAAATACCATGGATTACCATCCGGTCAAGGACATCTACCTCAAGTAG
- a CDS encoding GntG family PLP-dependent aldolase, whose product MKYYDLRSDTITKPTEAMRKAMAAAEVGDDVYREDPTTTKLEALAAELTGKERGLFVSSGSMGNLISLYINGGRSNEVFTAANSHIIHHEIGAVAAIAGVLPISFDVPRGILNADAFIGKVKQGAYDMANTTLIEVENTIGGYCYPLENLEGIKDFASTHDLKVHMDGARIFNAQVASGISVKTYASYADTITFCLSKGLGCPVGSMLCGDEEFINKALTIRKMLGGGMRQTGVLAAAGLYALENHVDRLADDHAHAKALADALVKGGWAEVDTEGVQTNIVFFRVPMVQSATVVSQLAKQGILANTEGDMVRLVTNLDLHDEDISELCTLLENFQIEAEA is encoded by the coding sequence ATGAAATATTATGATCTGAGAAGTGATACCATTACCAAACCGACTGAAGCAATGAGGAAAGCCATGGCCGCTGCAGAGGTAGGTGATGATGTTTACCGAGAAGACCCTACAACCACTAAACTGGAAGCACTGGCTGCTGAACTTACCGGGAAAGAACGTGGCTTGTTTGTTTCATCCGGTTCGATGGGCAACCTGATCAGCCTCTATATCAATGGGGGAAGAAGCAATGAGGTATTCACTGCTGCCAACAGCCATATCATCCACCATGAAATAGGTGCAGTAGCTGCCATTGCAGGGGTGCTTCCCATTTCCTTCGATGTACCCCGTGGCATTCTCAACGCTGATGCATTTATCGGAAAAGTGAAACAGGGCGCATACGACATGGCCAACACCACGCTCATTGAGGTGGAGAACACGATTGGAGGATACTGCTATCCTTTGGAAAATCTGGAAGGGATCAAGGATTTTGCATCAACCCATGATTTGAAAGTACATATGGATGGAGCGAGAATCTTCAATGCACAGGTCGCTTCAGGAATTTCAGTAAAGACCTATGCAAGTTATGCAGATACCATTACCTTCTGTCTCTCCAAGGGGCTGGGTTGTCCTGTTGGCAGCATGCTCTGTGGTGATGAGGAATTCATCAACAAAGCCCTTACAATCAGAAAGATGCTGGGCGGAGGAATGCGACAAACCGGTGTGCTTGCAGCTGCCGGACTCTATGCACTTGAGAATCATGTGGATCGATTGGCAGACGACCACGCCCATGCAAAAGCCTTGGCAGATGCCTTGGTGAAAGGGGGATGGGCTGAGGTAGATACAGAAGGAGTGCAAACCAATATTGTCTTCTTCCGTGTTCCCATGGTACAGAGTGCTACAGTGGTGAGCCAATTGGCAAAACAGGGAATCTTGGCAAATACTGAAGGTGATATGGTTCGGCTTGTGACCAATCTGGATTTGCATGATGAAGATATCAGCGAACTCTGCACCCTGTTGGAGAATTTCCAGATCGAGGCTGAAGCATGA
- the rimO gene encoding 30S ribosomal protein S12 methylthiotransferase RimO, translating to MKKFYIENLGCSKNQVDAEMLIKQLEEDALELTESASEADLILVNTCGFIESAREQSIEAFFTLHEANPDAKIILSGCMAQRYADELREQLPEASAIFGNRDLSAIKDVVRKVFAGDRVVEVPSYPAPENEVYERNELLSFPGSAYLKISEGCNHWCSYCAIPLIRGNLRSRPKQAILTDAKALINRGVKEINLIAQDLASYGTDSPERTSRFMELLADLVALGGDFVVRLLYIHPDAFPSGLPAFIKEHKKVLPYFDIPFQHADTAILRSMGRKGDKEQHLTMIDQIREVLPEAVFRSTILLGYPGEDEQSFAEVLDFLKRARLDWVGSFLYSREEGTKAYALRGEKEHAKALKRAQGFQKQLEALQAPITSENLKRFIGKEYDVLIEEPVEGEDLAIGRMYAQAPEVDGLTVVMGRDLKAGEVLRCGISRVNGLDLEAIPLKGGVSHG from the coding sequence ATGAAGAAATTTTACATAGAAAATCTTGGATGTTCCAAGAACCAAGTTGATGCAGAGATGCTGATCAAGCAACTTGAAGAGGATGCATTAGAGCTGACAGAATCTGCAAGTGAAGCCGATCTTATCCTTGTTAACACCTGTGGATTCATCGAGTCAGCTCGTGAGCAGTCGATCGAGGCATTCTTCACACTGCATGAGGCAAACCCAGATGCAAAGATCATTCTCAGTGGATGTATGGCCCAGCGCTACGCAGATGAGTTGCGCGAGCAGTTGCCGGAGGCCTCTGCCATTTTCGGCAACCGCGATCTTTCAGCAATCAAGGATGTGGTGAGAAAGGTGTTTGCCGGTGACAGGGTCGTGGAAGTTCCTTCCTATCCAGCTCCAGAGAACGAGGTATATGAAAGAAATGAACTGCTCTCCTTCCCTGGGAGTGCATACTTGAAGATCAGTGAAGGGTGTAACCATTGGTGTTCCTACTGTGCCATCCCTCTCATAAGAGGAAATTTACGAAGCAGGCCCAAGCAGGCCATCCTCACAGATGCAAAAGCCCTGATCAATCGAGGAGTGAAGGAAATCAATCTTATCGCCCAGGATCTGGCATCCTACGGAACCGACAGTCCTGAGCGAACCAGTCGTTTCATGGAATTGCTCGCCGACCTTGTTGCGCTTGGAGGAGACTTTGTGGTGAGGCTTCTCTATATACATCCAGATGCATTTCCTTCCGGGTTGCCTGCATTCATCAAGGAGCACAAGAAGGTGCTGCCATACTTCGATATTCCCTTCCAGCATGCAGATACTGCCATCCTGAGGAGCATGGGAAGGAAGGGGGACAAGGAGCAGCACCTGACAATGATCGACCAGATCAGGGAAGTGCTTCCTGAAGCGGTTTTCCGCTCCACGATTCTTTTAGGGTATCCAGGGGAAGATGAGCAGTCTTTTGCCGAGGTGCTTGATTTCCTCAAGCGCGCTCGCCTCGATTGGGTTGGCTCCTTCTTGTACAGCCGTGAGGAAGGGACCAAGGCATATGCACTTCGAGGGGAAAAGGAGCATGCAAAAGCCTTGAAGCGTGCACAAGGATTCCAGAAGCAGCTTGAGGCGTTACAGGCTCCGATCACCAGTGAGAACCTGAAACGATTTATCGGTAAGGAGTATGATGTGCTTATTGAGGAACCGGTTGAAGGCGAAGACTTGGCAATCGGTCGTATGTATGCCCAGGCACCGGAGGTCGATGGACTTACCGTGGTAATGGGTCGCGACCTAAAGGCAGGCGAGGTGCTACGCTGCGGAATTAGCAGGGTCAACGGTCTTGACCTGGAGGCAATCCCCTTGAAAGGAGGCGTGTCTCATGGCTGA
- a CDS encoding UvrD-helicase domain-containing protein, with the protein MAELQQLMDQLNEAQKEAVLENSHPLLVLAGAGSGKTRVITTKIAYAIEQLGIPPYKILAVTFTNKAANEMKERVGQMLEGRSDVNDCNIRTFHSFGAWFLRRFGSEIGLDANFTIYDDDDSLSLLASCFPNYKKRELDPIMRKISYAKDRGLTYTDNLQSLKVDSTFKRMFEAYERKLHQVGNVDFADLIGRSIELLETKPEIQQWVHRRFSMILVDEYQDSNAAQFKLLHRLVGPGTFICVVGDDDQSIYRFRGAEVQNILSFPDQYPMAKTVKLEQNYRSTQNILEIANSVIKNNKGRHEKQLWTANRKGGKPHLFYVQDEQDEALRVASIVKKDRRFNESAILYRTNAQSVAFETMFKRSGIPYKVVGALQFYEREEVKDALALLFLLTNTKDEVNFKRMINKPTRGIGPGSQDTILAYSPEAEGDLLAMLRLATEKSGLSNKAREGAKHFLRMYEHAQKMLQEGELVDCAYFLIRESGLLDHYRKLDQQNTTSKVENLEALVNALSSYESSLEGLLLFLEQLSLDPTTLGQEDPRDKDGVTLITMHNTKGLEFDRVFVAGLEDELFPGRSAESDEDTEEERRIFYVAVTRAREELYLLSARARKIWGKTNYNHPSRFLDEIDSSLLSVQGIRPGTEVGGFGYQGLSSLQEKRKRHESMPSSRSSSSSWGASGAPIIQKGFGNNAKTFTMKTVHEAKEGEPLFPVGQRVYSDSYGEGEVVTLRMSGDREVIEVRFFNGKKTTFISKFAQLEKIGGE; encoded by the coding sequence ATGGCTGAACTGCAGCAACTTATGGATCAACTCAATGAAGCGCAAAAGGAAGCTGTTCTTGAAAACAGTCATCCTCTGCTCGTCCTTGCAGGTGCTGGTAGTGGCAAGACACGCGTTATAACCACCAAGATTGCCTATGCCATCGAACAGCTTGGCATTCCCCCCTATAAGATTCTTGCGGTGACCTTCACCAACAAGGCAGCAAATGAGATGAAAGAGCGTGTAGGGCAGATGTTGGAAGGTCGCTCAGATGTCAATGATTGCAATATCCGAACCTTCCACTCATTTGGTGCTTGGTTTCTCAGGAGATTCGGTTCAGAAATTGGCCTTGACGCAAACTTCACCATCTACGATGACGATGACTCATTGAGTTTGCTTGCCTCTTGTTTTCCGAACTACAAGAAACGAGAACTTGATCCCATCATGAGAAAGATCAGTTATGCAAAGGATAGGGGACTGACCTATACGGACAATTTGCAGTCACTGAAGGTCGACTCCACCTTCAAGCGTATGTTTGAGGCATATGAGCGGAAGTTGCATCAGGTGGGAAACGTGGATTTTGCCGACCTGATCGGCCGCAGCATCGAGTTGCTTGAGACCAAACCTGAAATTCAGCAGTGGGTTCACCGTCGCTTCAGCATGATCTTGGTGGATGAGTATCAGGATTCCAATGCTGCACAGTTCAAACTACTGCATCGTTTGGTAGGGCCAGGTACCTTCATCTGCGTCGTAGGTGATGACGATCAGTCCATCTACCGGTTCCGTGGCGCGGAGGTGCAGAATATTCTCAGCTTCCCCGATCAGTATCCGATGGCAAAGACCGTGAAGCTTGAGCAGAACTATCGCTCAACACAGAATATCCTTGAAATTGCCAACAGTGTCATCAAGAACAACAAGGGAAGACACGAGAAACAGCTTTGGACAGCAAATCGAAAGGGTGGTAAGCCCCATCTTTTCTATGTTCAAGATGAGCAGGATGAAGCGCTTCGTGTTGCTTCCATCGTTAAGAAAGACCGACGTTTTAACGAGAGTGCCATATTATACCGCACGAATGCTCAGTCGGTTGCCTTCGAGACAATGTTCAAGCGCTCGGGGATTCCCTACAAGGTGGTTGGTGCTCTGCAGTTCTATGAGCGTGAAGAGGTAAAAGATGCCTTGGCCTTGCTCTTCCTGCTTACCAATACAAAGGACGAAGTCAATTTCAAGCGTATGATCAACAAGCCTACCCGGGGAATCGGCCCGGGGAGTCAGGATACCATTCTCGCCTACAGCCCGGAGGCTGAGGGAGACTTGCTTGCGATGCTGCGTCTTGCCACCGAGAAGAGTGGGCTCTCAAACAAAGCAAGGGAAGGAGCAAAGCATTTTTTGCGGATGTACGAGCATGCCCAGAAGATGCTTCAGGAAGGGGAGTTGGTAGATTGTGCATATTTCCTCATCAGGGAATCAGGGCTGCTTGACCACTACCGGAAGCTGGACCAGCAAAATACCACCAGCAAGGTGGAGAACCTGGAAGCATTGGTCAATGCTCTCTCTTCCTATGAGTCCTCCCTGGAAGGATTGTTACTTTTCCTCGAGCAACTTTCTCTCGATCCAACTACCCTTGGGCAGGAAGATCCCAGGGATAAGGATGGGGTTACCCTTATCACCATGCACAACACCAAAGGGTTGGAGTTTGACAGGGTGTTTGTAGCCGGTCTCGAAGACGAACTGTTCCCTGGTCGATCTGCTGAGAGTGATGAGGATACTGAGGAAGAACGTCGAATATTCTATGTTGCAGTGACAAGGGCAAGAGAGGAGTTGTATCTGCTCAGCGCCCGCGCAAGGAAGATATGGGGTAAGACCAACTACAATCATCCAAGCCGTTTTCTTGATGAGATTGACTCATCACTGCTTTCTGTGCAGGGAATACGTCCCGGAACCGAAGTGGGTGGATTTGGTTATCAGGGTCTCTCCAGTCTTCAAGAAAAGCGAAAGCGGCATGAATCCATGCCCTCCTCAAGATCTTCTTCATCCTCATGGGGCGCAAGCGGAGCTCCCATCATACAAAAAGGATTTGGTAATAATGCCAAGACCTTCACCATGAAAACGGTGCATGAAGCAAAGGAAGGGGAACCCCTGTTCCCTGTAGGGCAACGCGTTTATAGTGACAGTTATGGGGAAGGGGAAGTAGTGACCCTTCGGATGAGTGGGGACCGTGAGGTCATAGAAGTCAGATTTTTCAATGGCAAGAAAACCACGTTCATCAGCAAGTTTGCCCAGCTGGAGAAAATTGGGGGTGAGTGA
- a CDS encoding ABC transporter ATP-binding protein produces MSMKPNAKTVLEVKDLQTYFKTDAGIVKAVDGVSFSVREGETIGIVGESGSGKSVTNLSLMRLIPSPPGKIVGGEVLFEGTDILKLSEKQMRSIRGNKISMIFQDPMTSLNPFLKISTQMVETIRLHEKDVSKQEALERSIEMLKLVGIPSAEKRIHSYPHQFSGGMRQRVMIAQALSCNAEVLIADEPTTALDVTIQAQILELIAKLSDKMGTAVILITHDLGVVAGMCDQVCVMYAGKIVEKAGTDELYARPSHPYTEGLIKSVPRMDTTKKGNRLFSIEGQPPNVIDLPPCCPFHPRCHKAMDVCRQAYPPVKDLGKGHEVACWLFADENEKQQALKEANVKEKAE; encoded by the coding sequence ATGAGTATGAAACCTAATGCAAAGACAGTCCTTGAAGTAAAGGACCTACAGACATATTTCAAAACTGATGCCGGAATCGTAAAGGCAGTTGATGGAGTCTCGTTCTCAGTGAGAGAGGGAGAGACCATCGGCATCGTAGGGGAAAGCGGAAGCGGTAAGAGTGTTACCAACCTCTCGCTGATGCGCCTTATCCCCTCCCCTCCAGGAAAAATCGTTGGCGGAGAGGTTCTCTTCGAGGGGACAGACATCTTGAAGCTTTCTGAGAAGCAGATGCGAAGCATCAGGGGAAACAAGATTTCCATGATCTTCCAGGACCCAATGACAAGTTTGAATCCCTTCCTGAAGATTTCCACGCAGATGGTGGAAACCATCCGTCTACATGAGAAGGATGTTTCCAAACAGGAAGCACTCGAACGTTCCATTGAAATGCTTAAGCTGGTAGGTATCCCTTCAGCTGAAAAGCGTATTCATAGCTACCCCCACCAGTTCTCCGGCGGTATGAGACAACGTGTAATGATTGCCCAGGCACTGAGCTGTAATGCTGAAGTGCTGATCGCTGATGAGCCGACCACTGCCCTTGATGTTACCATTCAGGCACAGATTCTCGAATTGATTGCCAAACTCAGTGACAAGATGGGAACGGCGGTCATCCTCATCACCCATGACTTGGGCGTTGTGGCTGGAATGTGCGACCAGGTGTGCGTCATGTATGCCGGTAAGATCGTCGAGAAAGCCGGAACTGATGAGCTGTATGCAAGACCTAGCCACCCATATACCGAAGGATTGATTAAAAGTGTGCCCCGTATGGACACAACAAAGAAGGGCAACCGCTTATTCTCCATCGAGGGACAACCACCCAATGTCATCGACCTGCCCCCCTGCTGTCCGTTCCACCCACGTTGCCACAAGGCAATGGATGTGTGTAGACAGGCCTACCCACCGGTAAAGGATCTGGGGAAGGGGCATGAAGTGGCTTGCTGGCTCTTCGCTGATGAAAATGAGAAGCAGCAGGCACTGAAAGAAGCTAACGTCAAGGAGAAGGCCGAATGA